The following proteins are co-located in the Corynebacterium kalinowskii genome:
- a CDS encoding HNH endonuclease signature motif containing protein has product MNIGELHTLTTVKELLQRSVDFGEPFEDFPVLLEIKELVARLETDMAAGREKNEIERAGASSFQARRIHRRTLNPWPKEVPVEHQDLILSALEKLSSASSRREEIYDLAAATATESSPKATHAYAKELVREENRRLAQDPHEAYNQRRFQLRDQDEHGGCSFNGYAPAAHAALLKALMDDAWRIEQATDDRRKDDNRTVAQRHADNLFQVLRWASQTRQDTVGHCSLVIGVTEEDEFNWQANFGSNVGIDLTLYDLELLDGHRITDYIVVHDHNGAVKSLVTASRSATFRQRLAMFSRDGCCAYPGCDAPLSRCEAHHVTPWSRGGPTSIDNLAPLCPKHHGWNDDSAVEAHIKMILNGVPIHVDDTGDRRRNNSPRARHSNARRLIDKN; this is encoded by the coding sequence ATGAACATCGGGGAACTTCATACACTCACTACGGTCAAGGAGCTGTTACAGCGCTCCGTTGACTTTGGTGAGCCGTTTGAAGACTTCCCCGTTTTGCTAGAAATCAAGGAACTTGTTGCTCGGCTCGAAACTGACATGGCTGCGGGGCGTGAGAAGAATGAGATTGAACGCGCGGGCGCGTCCTCTTTCCAGGCCCGTCGCATTCACCGACGCACACTCAACCCGTGGCCAAAAGAGGTACCCGTCGAGCATCAGGACCTCATTTTGTCGGCTCTTGAGAAACTGAGTTCAGCTTCTTCTCGACGCGAGGAAATCTACGACCTAGCTGCGGCAACCGCTACCGAGTCCTCCCCCAAAGCCACCCATGCCTACGCCAAGGAGCTGGTCCGGGAAGAAAACCGTCGCCTTGCCCAAGACCCGCACGAAGCCTACAACCAGCGTCGCTTCCAACTCCGCGACCAAGACGAACACGGCGGGTGTTCCTTCAATGGCTACGCCCCCGCAGCTCACGCAGCACTACTCAAGGCGCTCATGGATGACGCATGGCGCATCGAACAGGCCACCGACGACCGCCGCAAGGATGACAATCGCACCGTTGCCCAACGCCACGCCGACAATCTCTTCCAAGTCCTTCGCTGGGCTTCCCAAACCCGCCAAGACACCGTAGGCCACTGCTCGCTCGTCATCGGCGTCACCGAAGAAGACGAATTCAATTGGCAAGCCAATTTTGGCAGCAACGTCGGCATCGACCTCACCCTCTACGATCTTGAGCTTCTCGACGGCCACCGCATCACCGACTACATCGTCGTCCACGACCACAACGGCGCCGTGAAATCGCTCGTGACCGCTAGCAGATCAGCCACTTTCCGCCAGCGCCTCGCAATGTTCTCCCGAGATGGGTGCTGCGCCTATCCGGGCTGCGATGCACCACTCAGTCGCTGCGAAGCACACCATGTGACCCCTTGGTCGCGCGGCGGCCCCACCAGCATCGATAACCTGGCACCCTTGTGCCCCAAACACCACGGTTGGAATGATGACAGCGCGGTCGAAGCCCACATAAAGATGATTCTGAACGGGGTTCCGATCCACGTCGATGACACCGGAGACCGGCGAAGAAACAATAGTCCCAGGGCCAGACATTCCAACGCCCGCCGCCTGATAGACAAAAACTAG
- the thiC gene encoding phosphomethylpyrimidine synthase ThiC yields the protein MLKSALPENGTVTTGPIYRSHKIYNEVPFGDLTLRIPARRIDLTTGEHFDVYDTSGIYTAEDPELDLERGLAPVRTWERAEAVPASEENPSLKVQTQLAWARAGVITPEMAFCAAREGMAPEFVRDEVAAGRAVICANKNHPEIEPMIIGKAFAVKINANIGNSAVTSSIAEEVEKMVWATRWGADTIMDLSTGKDIHETREWILRNSPVPVGTVPIYQALEKVNGDPTRLTWEIYRETIIEQCEQGVDYMTVHAGVLLRYIPLAANRVTGIVSRGGSIMAAWCLKEHRESFLYENFAELCDILAQYDVTFSLGDGLRPGSIADANDEAQLAELKTLGELTLIARSRGVQVMIEGPGHVPMHKIPVNVEWEEDWCHGAPFYTLGPLATDIAPGYDHITSAIGAAMIAQAGTAMLCYVTPKEHLGLPNRDDVKVGVITYKIAAHAADLAKQHPRAQERDDALSKARFEFRWHDQFALALDPDTALEYHDETLPAEPAKTAHFCSMCGPKFCSMRISQDVRDYAAEHGLETVEALEAGMKEKSAEFSAAGDRVYLPVVES from the coding sequence ATGCTTAAGTCTGCTTTGCCTGAAAATGGAACCGTTACCACCGGTCCGATTTATCGCAGTCACAAAATCTACAACGAGGTTCCCTTTGGTGACTTGACGCTCCGCATCCCAGCGCGACGCATCGATCTCACCACTGGGGAACATTTTGATGTGTATGACACGTCGGGAATCTACACTGCTGAGGATCCTGAATTGGATTTGGAGCGGGGCTTGGCTCCGGTTCGTACCTGGGAGCGTGCGGAGGCTGTGCCTGCTTCCGAAGAGAATCCATCGTTGAAGGTACAGACCCAGCTGGCGTGGGCGCGTGCCGGGGTGATTACCCCGGAGATGGCATTTTGTGCGGCACGTGAAGGTATGGCGCCGGAATTTGTGCGGGATGAGGTTGCCGCAGGTCGCGCCGTGATCTGTGCGAACAAGAATCACCCAGAGATTGAGCCGATGATCATCGGCAAAGCGTTCGCGGTGAAGATCAACGCGAACATCGGCAACTCTGCCGTGACCTCGTCTATTGCTGAAGAAGTAGAGAAGATGGTGTGGGCCACCCGTTGGGGCGCTGACACCATCATGGACTTGTCCACGGGCAAGGACATCCACGAGACCCGCGAGTGGATTCTGCGGAACTCCCCAGTGCCAGTGGGCACCGTGCCGATCTACCAGGCGCTGGAAAAGGTTAATGGTGATCCGACCCGCCTTACGTGGGAGATCTATCGCGAGACGATCATCGAGCAGTGCGAGCAGGGCGTCGACTATATGACCGTACATGCAGGTGTGCTGCTGCGCTACATCCCGCTGGCCGCAAACCGCGTTACGGGCATCGTCTCCCGCGGCGGCTCCATCATGGCGGCCTGGTGTTTGAAGGAACACCGCGAGTCCTTCCTGTATGAGAACTTTGCGGAACTGTGCGACATTCTCGCGCAGTATGATGTCACGTTCTCCCTGGGTGATGGCCTGCGTCCGGGATCCATTGCGGATGCGAACGACGAAGCTCAGCTTGCGGAGTTGAAGACTTTGGGCGAGCTGACCTTGATTGCCCGTTCCCGTGGTGTCCAGGTCATGATCGAAGGCCCCGGCCACGTGCCGATGCACAAGATTCCGGTCAACGTGGAGTGGGAAGAGGACTGGTGTCACGGCGCGCCGTTCTACACCCTGGGGCCCCTGGCTACCGATATCGCGCCCGGCTATGACCACATCACCTCCGCCATTGGCGCTGCGATGATCGCCCAGGCTGGTACTGCGATGCTCTGCTACGTCACTCCGAAGGAACACCTTGGCCTGCCCAACCGTGACGACGTCAAGGTTGGCGTGATCACCTACAAGATCGCTGCCCACGCCGCGGACCTGGCTAAGCAGCACCCGCGTGCGCAGGAACGTGACGATGCGCTGTCCAAGGCCCGCTTCGAATTCCGCTGGCATGACCAGTTCGCGTTGGCGTTGGATCCGGATACCGCGCTGGAGTATCACGATGAGACCCTACCGGCTGAACCTGCGAAGACCGCGCACTTCTGTTCGATGTGTGGCCCGAAGTTCTGCTCCATGCGTATTTCTCAGGACGTGCGTGACTACGCGGCTGAGCACGGGCTGGAGACGGTAGAAGCCCTGGAAGCCGGTATGAAGGAGAAGTCTGCTGAGTTCTCTGCTGCTGGTGACCGGGTGTATTTGCCGGTGGTGGAGAGCTAG